The Platichthys flesus chromosome 10, fPlaFle2.1, whole genome shotgun sequence genome includes a window with the following:
- the LOC133961404 gene encoding calpain-1 catalytic subunit-like yields the protein MGISLIYPTQHVLSVPAESSTTAAMPTSGVCMNIINARHQNSGRGTIAKPINFLNQDYEQMKQYCLSRRVRYIDEMFPPDSNTIGQGVLTPSDLDRVVWLRPAVMVSNPSFVVEGVSRFDFGQGYLGNCWFLASIGALTFHKSILKQVVPPEQSFNEDYCGLFHFRFWRFGKWMDVIIDDKLPTIDGRLIFVHSKTPTEFWPALLEKAYAKVCGSYADMKTGTPAEALVDFTGGVHIYVNLTVPPPDLWELMTRAGQNISLMGCGTHKGKTSAINVLPNGLVQGHAYAVTGVKQFMSQGRLVNLVRLWNPWGKTEWNGQWSDHSPLWQTVTPQDHEMCLSMRNNGEFWMTLEDFCEFYDDLDICCLCPDFLDGSSSCHWKSSFYEGRWVAGTTAGGSTENYEKFSTNPQYRIKVGKLFAECSENQGEKNFLMSLMQMPDKRNRRLVQNLHIGLHVFEVTEEYQAHKGRFPASFFSKNKVVAKTKSYLNARDVMEFVMLKPGEYLIVPSTYHPNETASFILTILSKAENHVHEDSGGHNHEHNETKKKTPEESVVDDANKRNFFRQNSDKYEEVDAELLQTILNDRILKGDLKSGGFSIDACRSMISLMDTSITGKLNGKEFLRLWKKVIVYKDIFSQKDVSLTGTLSLNELRNAVMASGKHVSDDILNLMALRYGASSGHMTLESFISLLLRFECMSQIFKQLSDGSTMTLGESEWMYLSMYT from the exons ATGGGTATATCACTCATATACCCAACTCAACACGTTCTCTCTGTGCCTGCTGAG AGCTCAACCACTGCAGCAATGCCTACCTCTGGTGTTTGTATGAACATCATCAATGCCCGGCATCAGAACAGTGGCCGTGGGACCATCGCCAAACCCATTAACTTCCTCAACCAAGACTACGAGCAGATGAAACAGTACTGCCTCAGCCGACGAGTAAGGTACATTGATGAGATGTTCCCCCCTGACAGTAACACCATCGGCCAAGGGGTACTGACACCTTCTGACCTGGACCGTGTGGTGTGGCTGAGACCAGCG GTTATGGTATCCAATCcatcttttgttgttgaagGGGTCTCAAGATTTGACTTTGGTCAAGGCTACCTTG GAAACTGCTGGTTCCTTGCATCTATCGGAGCTCTGACATTCCACAAGTCAATACTAAAGCAAGTTGTTCCTCCTGAACAAAGTTTTAATGAGGACTACTGCGGGCTGTTCCACTTCAGG TTTTGGAGGTTTGGGAAATGGATGGATGTTATCATTGATGACAAGCTACCAACAATTGATGGAAGATTAATCTTCGTCCATTCCAAAACTCCGACTGAGTTCTGGCCTGCTTTGCTGGAGAAAGCCTATGCCAA GGTGTGTGGTTCATACGCAGATATGAAGACTGGAACTCCTGCTGAGGCTTTGGTGGACTTCACTGGCGGTGTCCACATATACGTGAACCTCACAGTACCTCCTCCGGACCTGTGGGAGCTGATGACAAGAGCTGGACAGAATATTTCCCTGATGGGCTGTGGGACTCATAAGGGG AAGACTTCTGCCATCAATGTGCTGCCAAATGGATTGGTCCAAGGCCATGCCTATGCTGTCACTGGTGTGAAACAG TTTATGAGTCAAGGGAGACTTGTTAACCTTGTGCGTTTGTGGAACCCCTGGGGCAAAACAGAGTGGAACGGACAGTGGAGCGATCA TTCGCCTTTGTGGCAGACTGTGACTCCTCAGGATCATGAAATGTGCCTTTCAATGAGAAATAATGGAGAGTTTTG GATGACACTGGAAGACTTCTGTGAGTTCTACGATGATCTTGACATCTGCTGCCTGTGTCCAGACTTCCTTGATGGAAGCTCCTCGTGCCATTGGAAGTCGTCATTCTATGAGGGCAGATGGGTTGCAGGAACCACGGCTGGAGGATCCACGGAGAACTATG AAAAATTCTCAACTAATCCACAGTATCGGATCAAGGTCGGCAAATTATTCGCTGAGTGTTCAGAGaaccagggggaaaaaaactttcTGATGTCTCTCATGCAAATGCCCGACAAAAGGAACAGACGCTTGGTCCAAAATCTCCACATTGGACTCCACGTATTTGAg GTGACTGAAGAA TACCAGGCACACAAAGGGAGGTTCCCAGCCTCTTTCTTTAGCAAAAACAAAGTTGTGGCAAAAACTAAAAGCTACTTGAACGCACGTGACGTGATGGAGTTCGTCATGTTGAAGCCTGGTGAATACCTGATTGTGCCGTCCACCTACCATCCCAATGAGACGGCCTCCTTCATCCTGACCATCCTGTCCAAGGCCGAGAACCATGTGCA TGAGGATTCTGGAGGCCATAACCACGAACACAACGAAACAAAAAAG AAAACACCAGAGGAAAGTGTAGTGGATGACGCAAATAAGAGAAACTTTTTCCGTCAAAACTCTGACAAG TATGAAGAAGTGGACGCTGAATTGCTTCAGACGATTCTAAATGACCGAATCTTGAAAG gAGATTTGAAATCTGGAGGCTTCAGCATCGATGCCTGTCGCAGCATGATTTCTCTGATGGAT ACATCTATCACGGGCAAACTGAATGGCAAGGAATTCCTGCGTCTGTGGAAGAAGGTCATTGTGTACAAG GACATTTTCTCCCAAAAGGACGTTTCACTTACAGGAACGCTGTCTCTGAATGAGCTCAGGAATGCTGTCATGGCCTCAG GAAAGCATGTCAGCGATGACATACTGAATTTGATGGCTCTGCGCTACGGTGCCTCCTCTGGACACATGACACTGGAGAGTTTCATTAGTCTCCTCCTTCGCTTTGAATGCATGTCCC AAAtcttcaagcagctgtctgatggATCGACCATGACTCTTGGTGAATCAGAG